CCGTCGCGCAACGATCGTCACGATCGCGGCGACCGCGGTGACCGTCAGCGCCCGGCTCGTGAAGCGAGGTAACGACAATGTTGCAACCCAAGCGAACCAAGTACCGCAAGGTGCACAAGGGCCGTAACGACGGCCTGAGCTGGAGCGCCAACGCTGTCAGCTTCGGCGAATACGGCCTCAAGGCAACCGCCCACGGTCAGCTGACCGCGCGTCAGATCGAAGCGGCCCGCCGCTCGATCAGCCGCTACGTGAAGCGCGGCGGCAAGATGTGGATCCGTGTGTTCCCCGACAAGCCCATCACCAAGAAGCCCATCGAAGTTCGAATGGGTTCGGGTAAGGGCAACGTGGAATACTGGGTGGCCCAGATCCAGCCCGGCCGCATGATCTATGAAATCGAGGGTGTCTCGGAGGAAGTGGCACGCGAGGCGTTCCGCCTGGCCGCCGCCAAGCTCTCGGTCACCACCACTTTCGTGACCCGGACGGTGCGCTGATGGAACTGAAAACTCTCCGTGAAAAGTCGGCTGACGAACTGAAGGCCCACCTGATCGACCTGCGTAAGGAACAGTTCTCTGTCCGTATGCAGCAGGTCACCGGCCAGCTGCCGAAGACTCACGATATCCGCCGCGTCCGTCGCGAGATTGCTCGCGTCAAGACGCTGCTCGGCAGCAAGAAGTAAGGACGGCCGCTATGAGCGACAATATCGAAAACAAGGCGCTGCGCACGGTCGAAGGCCGTGTCGTCAGCAACAAGATGGACAAGACGGTTACCGTCCTGGTTGAGCGTCAGGTCAAGCACGCGCTGTACGGCAAGTACATCAAGCGCTCGACGAAGCTGCACGCCCACGATGCCGACAACGCCTGCAAGGAAGGCGATGTCGTCCGCGTGACCGAGATTGCTCCGATGTCCAAGACCAAGAACTGGCGCGTGGTGGAAGTCATCACGCGCGCGGCTGAATAAGGAGCTGAATCATGATCCAGATGCAGAGCTACCTTGACGTCGCGGACAATTCGGGTGCCAAGCAGGTGATGTGCTTCAAGGTGCTGGGTGGTTCCAAGCGCCGTTACGCCGGCATCGGCGACATCATCAAGGTCACCGTGAAGGATGCGATTCCGCGCGGCAAGGTCAAGAAGGGTGAAGTGTATGACGCCGTCGTGGTGCGTACCCGCAAGGGTGTGCGTCGCGCCGACGGTTCGCTGATCCGCTTCGACGGCAACGCTGCCGTCCTGCTGAACAACAAGCAGGAGCCGATCGGCACCCGTATCTTCGGGCCGGTGACTCGTGAACTTCGCTCTGAGAAGTTCATGAAGATCGTCTCGCTCGCTCCCGAAGTGCTGTGAGCGACAGGAGATAATCATGGCTAACCGTATCAAGAAGGGCGACCAGGTTGTCGTCAACGCCGGCAAGGACAAGGGCAAGCAGGGCGAAGTCGTCCGCGTCGACGGCGACCGTGTGGTCGTCGGCAACGTGAACATCGTCAAGCGCCACACCAAGCCGAACCCGCAGGCAGGTGTTGCCGGCGGCGTGGTCGAGCGCGAAGCTTCGATCCATATCTCCAACGTGAATGTGCTGAACCCGGCTTCGGGCAAGGGCGAACGCGTTGGCTTCAAGGTGCTGGAGGATGGACGCAAACTGCGTGTGTTCCGCTCCAGCGGTGAGGCGCTCGACGCCTGAGGAATGAGAAGATGAGTTCCCGTCTCGAAAAGTTCTACAAGGAAGAAGTGGTACCGGCGCTGATGAAGCAGTTCGGTTACACCAATCCGATGGAAGTGCCGAAGCTTGTCAAGGTCACCCTGAACATGGGTGTCGGCGAAGCGGCCACCAACAAGAAGATCCTGGAAAACGCCGTCGGCGACATGACCAAGATTTCCGGCCAGAAGCCGGTGGTCACCAAGTCGCGTGTGTCGGTTGCGTCGTTCAAGATCCGTGATGGTTGGCCGATCGGCTGCAAGACCACGCTGCGTCGCCACAAGATGTACGAGTTCCTGGATCGCCTGATCAACATCTCGCTGCCGCGCGTGCGCGACTTCCGTGGTGTGTCCGGTCGTTCCTTCGACGGTCGCGGCAACTTCAACATGGGTGTGAAGGAACAGATCATCTTCCCGGAAATCGACTTCGACGCTGTCGACGCGATCCGCGGCATGGATATCGCCATCACCACCACTGCGAAGACCGATGCGGAAGCGAAGGCGCTGCTGGCAGCGTTCAAGTTCCCGTTCCGTAACTGATCCGTCGAGGAATCCGAAATGGCAAAGACCTCCATGGTCAACCGCGACATCAAGCGGGAAAAGCTGGCAAAGAAGTACGCTGAAAAGCGTGCGGCTCTGAAGAAGATCGTGTCCTCCGTGGACGCGACCTACGAAGAGAAGATCGACGCCGCAACCAAGCTGGCCAAGCTGCCGCGCGATTCGTCGCCGAGCCGCCACCGCAACCGTTGCGAACTGTCGGGTCGTCCGCGTGGCGTCTACAGCAAGTTCGGCCTGGGCCGTAACAAGCTGCGCGAAGCCACCATGCGTGGCGACGTCCCGGGTCTGCGCAAGGCCAGCTGGTAATCCCAGCCGGCCCTGTGATCAGGAGCCCCTTCGGGGGGTCCTGAACCGGGCAGGGGAGGCATTCAGCCTTCCCGACGCAAAAAAACCAGGGAGCCCGGCGCAAGCCGGGCTCTTTTGGCGTATACTCCCGCGTCTTGCTCTGTGCAAACGGGGTAGCAGGGCAGGCCGATGGCCTGCCGCAACAAGGGACCTGGCCCGTTTCCAGGAGACAACAGATTTTCGCGAAAGCGGATATCGGTGCACTCAAAGGTACTCATATGAGCATGACTGATCCCATCGCCGACCTGCTGGTCCGCATCAAGAATGCGGCCGCGGTTGGCAAGCAGACGGTGAAAGCCCCGTCGTCCAAGATCAAGGTTGCGATCGCCCAGGTCCTGAAGGACGAGGGTTACATCACCGACCTGCGCGTGACCCAGCTGGAAAACAACAAGTCCGAGCTGGAAATCGTGCTGAAGTATTTCGAAGGCAAGCCGGTCATCGCGACCCTGAAGCGCTTCTCGCGTTCGGGCCTGCGCCAGTACCGCGGCAAGAGCGAGCTGCCGAAGGTCATGAACGGCCTGGGCATCTCCATCATTTCCACCTCCAAGGGCATCATGACTGATGCGCAGGCGCGCCAGCTGGGCGTCGGCGGCGAAGTCCTGTGCTTCGTGGCCTAAGGCGAAAGGAGTAATACTATGTCCCGCGTAGCCAAGAAGCCCGTCACCCTGGGTAAGACTGAACTGAACGTCCAGGCCGATTCCGTCACCGTCAAGGGCCCGAAGGGCACCCTGTCGCTGCCGAAGCCGGCTGGCATTGCCATCAACGTCGACAACGGCGTTGCCACCCTGAGCACCGAGAACGCTGACCTGGTCCCGCTGACCGGCACCGTCCGCGCCATCCTGGCCAACATGGTCAAGGGTGTTTCCGAAGGCTTCGAGCGCAAGCTGGAGCTGGTCGGCGTGGGTTACCGTGCTGCCATGCAGGGCAAGGACCTGAGCCTGTCGCTCGGTTACTCGCACCCGATCGTGTTCGTGGCGCCGGAAGGCATCACCATCACCACCCCGACCCAGACCGAAATTCTGGTGCAGGGCGCTGACAAGCAGGTCGTCGGTGAAGTCGCCGCCAAGATCCGTGCGTTCCGCAAGCCGGAACCGTACAAGGGCAAGGGCGTGAAGTACTCCGACGAAGTCATCATCCGTAAGGAAGCCAAGAAGGCCTAATCAGGCTCTTCCGCTTTCAAGGGAAAAAAATCATGAACAAGAACATCGCCCGCCTGCGTCGCGCCAAGTCGACCCGCGCCCACATCCGTGAGCTCGGCGTCGCCCGCCTGTCGGTGCTGCGCACCGGCCAGCACCTGTACGCCCAGGTCTTCACCGCCGACGGTTCCAAGGTGCTGGCTGCCGCCAACACCACCCAGACCGACGTCATGGAAGGCCTGAAGAACGGCAAGAACGCCGATGCCGCCGCCAAGGTCGGCCGTATCGTCGCTGAGCGCGCCAAGGCCGCCGGCGTCGAGAAGGTTGCCTTCGATCGTTCGGGCTACCGCTACCACGGCCGCATCAAGGCCCTGGCAGAAGCCGCCCGCGAAGCCGGCCTGCAGTTCTAAGGGATAAGGGCAGGGGACCTCGCGTCCCCTGTCCGCCTGCTCGCCCGCCTGAGTGAGGCGGGGCGGCGCCGCTCTTCTGCAGCGGCCCACCGCACCAACGCGGTACTCCACAACCATAAGCGGCCTCGAGCCGTACATACCCAAACTACCAAGGAATCAAGATGGCAGAAGAACGTCAGCAGCGGGGTCGCGATCGCGACCGTAACCGCGAAGAGAAAGTCGACGACGGCATGATCGAAAAGCTGGTCGCGGTCAACCGCGTCAGCAAGACCGTCAAGGGTGGCCGCCAGTTCACCTTCACCGCCCTGACCGTGGTCGGCGACGGCGAAGGCAAGGTCGGTTTCGGTTATGGCAAGGCGCGCGAAGTGCCGGTCGCCATCCAGAAGTCGATGGAACAGGCTCGCAAGAACCTGGTCAGCGTTGACCTGAACAACGGCACCCTGTGGCACACCATCAAGGATGGTCACGGCGCAGCCCGCGTGTTCATGCAGCCGGCTTCCGAAGGTACCGGCGTCATCGCCGGCGGTGCCATGCGCGCCGTGCTGGAAGCGGTTGGCGTGAAGAACGTGCTGGCCAAGGCCACCGGTTCGCGCAACCCGATCAACCTGGTGCGTGCCACCGTGAAGGGCCTGTCTGCTGCGCAGTCGCCGGCTCGCATCGCGGCCAAGCGCGGCAAGAAGGTGGAGGAACTCAACCATGGCTAATGAGTCCAACAAGACTGTGAAGGTGCGCCTGGTGCGCGGCCTGCGTGGTACCCAGTCGCGTCACCGCCTGTCGGTGCGTGCCCTGGGCCTGAACAAGCTCAACGATGTCCGTGAACTGAAGGACAGCCCGCAGGTTCGCGGTCTGATCAACACCGTTCACTACCTCGTCAAGGTTGAGGAGTAATCGATCATGACTCTGCGTCTCAATGAACTGAGCCCGGCACCGGGCGCCCGCACCGAGCGTACCCGCGTCGGTCGTGGTATCGGCTCGGGCCTGGGCAAGACTGCCGGCCGCGGCCACAAGGGTTCGTTCGCCCGTAAGGGTGGCGGCAAGATCAAGGCTGGCTTCGAAGGCGGCCAGACCCCCATGCAGCGTCGTCTGCCGAAGATCGGCTTCCGTTCGCCGATCGCCAAGGACACCGCTGAAGTTCTGCTGTACGCGCTGGACAAGCTGCCGGCTGGTGAGATCGACTTCGCCGCCCTGCGTGCTGCCAAGCTGGTCCCGAGCACTGCAAAGAAGGCCAAGGTCGTCCTCAAGGGCGAACTGACCAAGGCGTTCACCCTGAAGGGTATTGCTGCCACGGCCGGTGCCAAGGCTGCAATCGAAGCTGCCGGCGGCAGCGTGACGGAGTAAGAAATCATGGCGCAAGCTGGCATCGGTAACCTCGCGGGCGGAATGGGCAAGTTCACTGAACTTCGCCAACGTTTGCTGTTCGTCGTCGGGGCTTTGATCGTCTATCGCATCGGCTGTTATGTGCCGGTGCCGGGCGTCAATCCCGATGCCATGCTTGCCATGATGCAACAGCAGGGCGGCGGCATCGTGGACATGTTCAACATGTTCTCGGGCGGCGCCCTGCACCGTTTGAGCATCTTCGCGCTCAACGTGATGCCGTACATCTCGGCATCGATCGTGATGCAGCTGGCCACCCACATCTTCCCCGCCCTGAAGGCGATGCAGAAGGAAGGTGAGTCCGGCCGTCGCAAGATCACCCAGTATTCGCGCATCGGCGCCGTGCTGCTGGCGGTGGTGCAGGGCGGTTCGATCGCCCTGGCGCTGCAGAACCAGGTGGCACCGTCGGGCGCTCCGGTCGTCTACGCACCGGGCATGGGCTTCGTGCTCACCGCCGTGGTCGCGCTGACCGCCGGCACCATGTTCCTGATGTGGGTCGGTGAGCAGGTCACCGAGCGCGGCATCGGCAACGGCGTCTCGCTGATCATCTTCGCCGGTATCGTGGCGGGCCTGCCGGGTGCGGTCATCCACACCTTCGACGCCTACCGCGACGGCAACATCCAGTTCATCCAGCTGCTGCTGATCGCCATCGTCGTCCTCGCCTTCACCTTCTTCGTGGTGTTCGTCGAGCGCGGCCAGCGCCGGATCACGGTCAACTACGCACGCCGCCAGGGCGGTCGCAACGCGTACATGAACCAGACCTCGTTCCTGCCGCTGAAGCTGAACATGGCTGGCGTCATCCCGGCGATCTTCGCCTCGAGCCTGCTGGCCTTCCCGGCCACCCTGGCCATGTGGTCCGGCCAGGCCGCCAACCAGAGCGCCGTCG
This genomic stretch from Stenotrophomonas sp. SAU14A_NAIMI4_5 harbors:
- the rpsQ gene encoding 30S ribosomal protein S17, whose product is MSDNIENKALRTVEGRVVSNKMDKTVTVLVERQVKHALYGKYIKRSTKLHAHDADNACKEGDVVRVTEIAPMSKTKNWRVVEVITRAAE
- the rpmC gene encoding 50S ribosomal protein L29 produces the protein MELKTLREKSADELKAHLIDLRKEQFSVRMQQVTGQLPKTHDIRRVRREIARVKTLLGSKK
- the rpsH gene encoding 30S ribosomal protein S8 is translated as MSMTDPIADLLVRIKNAAAVGKQTVKAPSSKIKVAIAQVLKDEGYITDLRVTQLENNKSELEIVLKYFEGKPVIATLKRFSRSGLRQYRGKSELPKVMNGLGISIISTSKGIMTDAQARQLGVGGEVLCFVA
- the rplO gene encoding 50S ribosomal protein L15; translated protein: MTLRLNELSPAPGARTERTRVGRGIGSGLGKTAGRGHKGSFARKGGGKIKAGFEGGQTPMQRRLPKIGFRSPIAKDTAEVLLYALDKLPAGEIDFAALRAAKLVPSTAKKAKVVLKGELTKAFTLKGIAATAGAKAAIEAAGGSVTE
- the rplR gene encoding 50S ribosomal protein L18, with the protein product MNKNIARLRRAKSTRAHIRELGVARLSVLRTGQHLYAQVFTADGSKVLAAANTTQTDVMEGLKNGKNADAAAKVGRIVAERAKAAGVEKVAFDRSGYRYHGRIKALAEAAREAGLQF
- the rpsE gene encoding 30S ribosomal protein S5, which gives rise to MAEERQQRGRDRDRNREEKVDDGMIEKLVAVNRVSKTVKGGRQFTFTALTVVGDGEGKVGFGYGKAREVPVAIQKSMEQARKNLVSVDLNNGTLWHTIKDGHGAARVFMQPASEGTGVIAGGAMRAVLEAVGVKNVLAKATGSRNPINLVRATVKGLSAAQSPARIAAKRGKKVEELNHG
- the rpmD gene encoding 50S ribosomal protein L30 — encoded protein: MANESNKTVKVRLVRGLRGTQSRHRLSVRALGLNKLNDVRELKDSPQVRGLINTVHYLVKVEE
- the rpsN gene encoding 30S ribosomal protein S14, encoding MAKTSMVNRDIKREKLAKKYAEKRAALKKIVSSVDATYEEKIDAATKLAKLPRDSSPSRHRNRCELSGRPRGVYSKFGLGRNKLREATMRGDVPGLRKASW
- the rplF gene encoding 50S ribosomal protein L6, yielding MSRVAKKPVTLGKTELNVQADSVTVKGPKGTLSLPKPAGIAINVDNGVATLSTENADLVPLTGTVRAILANMVKGVSEGFERKLELVGVGYRAAMQGKDLSLSLGYSHPIVFVAPEGITITTPTQTEILVQGADKQVVGEVAAKIRAFRKPEPYKGKGVKYSDEVIIRKEAKKA
- the secY gene encoding preprotein translocase subunit SecY is translated as MAQAGIGNLAGGMGKFTELRQRLLFVVGALIVYRIGCYVPVPGVNPDAMLAMMQQQGGGIVDMFNMFSGGALHRLSIFALNVMPYISASIVMQLATHIFPALKAMQKEGESGRRKITQYSRIGAVLLAVVQGGSIALALQNQVAPSGAPVVYAPGMGFVLTAVVALTAGTMFLMWVGEQVTERGIGNGVSLIIFAGIVAGLPGAVIHTFDAYRDGNIQFIQLLLIAIVVLAFTFFVVFVERGQRRITVNYARRQGGRNAYMNQTSFLPLKLNMAGVIPAIFASSLLAFPATLAMWSGQAANQSAVGQTLQKVANALGPGEPLHMIVFAALITGFAFFYTALVFNSQETADNLKKSGALIPGIRPGKATADYIDGVLTRLTAAGSAYLVIVCLLPELMRTQLNASFYFGGTSLLIVVVVVMDFIAQVQAHLMSHQYESLLKKANLKGGNRGGFARG
- the rplX gene encoding 50S ribosomal protein L24 is translated as MANRIKKGDQVVVNAGKDKGKQGEVVRVDGDRVVVGNVNIVKRHTKPNPQAGVAGGVVEREASIHISNVNVLNPASGKGERVGFKVLEDGRKLRVFRSSGEALDA
- the rplE gene encoding 50S ribosomal protein L5, translated to MSSRLEKFYKEEVVPALMKQFGYTNPMEVPKLVKVTLNMGVGEAATNKKILENAVGDMTKISGQKPVVTKSRVSVASFKIRDGWPIGCKTTLRRHKMYEFLDRLINISLPRVRDFRGVSGRSFDGRGNFNMGVKEQIIFPEIDFDAVDAIRGMDIAITTTAKTDAEAKALLAAFKFPFRN
- the rplP gene encoding 50S ribosomal protein L16, with protein sequence MLQPKRTKYRKVHKGRNDGLSWSANAVSFGEYGLKATAHGQLTARQIEAARRSISRYVKRGGKMWIRVFPDKPITKKPIEVRMGSGKGNVEYWVAQIQPGRMIYEIEGVSEEVAREAFRLAAAKLSVTTTFVTRTVR
- the rplN gene encoding 50S ribosomal protein L14, with the translated sequence MIQMQSYLDVADNSGAKQVMCFKVLGGSKRRYAGIGDIIKVTVKDAIPRGKVKKGEVYDAVVVRTRKGVRRADGSLIRFDGNAAVLLNNKQEPIGTRIFGPVTRELRSEKFMKIVSLAPEVL